CGCGAGCACGGTGCCCGAGAGCAGGCCGGCGCGGGCGTTGGGCAGGATCACCCGGGTCAGGATCGTGGATTCGCTCTTGCCGAGCGTGCGTGCCGCGTCGATCAGGTTGGACGGCAACTGGCGGAACGCTGCGACCAAGGGTTGCAGCATGAAGGGCAGGCTGAAGATCACCGAGCCGATGACAAGGCCGCTGAAGGTGAATACGAGCTTGAGCCCGAGCACGTCCTGCAGCCAGCGGCCGGTGAACGACACCGGGCTGAACGACACCAGCAAATAGAAGCCGAGCACCGTCGGCGGCAGCACCAGCGGCAGGTTGCACAGCGTTTCGACCACCGGCCGCAACGGCGAGCGGCCGAAGGCCAGCCAGCGTGCCAGCGGGATCGCCAGCGCGATCAGCACCAGCGTGGTGATCGTTGCCAGCTTGAGCGTCAGCCAGAACGGCTGGATGTCGGCGGCCTGCAGGGCGATCACGGTGTGTCCACCGCCATTTCGTTGGCCTTGACCAGCCATTCGACGCTGTCGCCGATCCGGATGTCCAGCCGGCTGGCCGAGCCGCTGGTGATCACCGATGCGATCCGCTGGCCGTGCCAGTCGAGCACGACCCGTGTGAGCACTGCGCCGGCGTCGATGCCGACGACGCGCGCGGCATGGCGGTTGCGCAGGCTGATCTCGCCGCTGAGGTTTTTCGCCAGTGCGACTTCAGTTTCCTTGCAGGCGAGCACGACCGGTGCACCGACCGTCAGCGCCACCTCGCCGACGATGGTCGCGACCAGCGTGGCGATATCGGAAGCGGTTTCGACGCGGGCTTCGACGAGGGTCATGCCGGCGCCGTGCTCGACCCGGGTCAGCGTGGCGGGAATGCGGTTCACGGCAGTTTGTACCCGGCCTGCTTGAAGATGGCCTGCGCCTTCGGCGAGAACAGGAACTGGTAAAAGCGCTTGGCGTCCGCGGTGTCGTTGTCGCCGGCGTACTTGAGCAGCGCGGCGCGCTGGGCGATCGGTTCGTAGGCGGCGGAGGGGATTTCGAGCCAGCGGCCCTTGCCCTGCATTTCGGCGGAGATGACGATGGCCTTGGCGGTAAAGCCGAGGTCGGCAGCGCGGGTGGCGATGAACTGGTTGGTCTGGCCGATGCTTTCGCCGAACACGAGCTTGGAATGCGCGGCCTCGCTCAACTTGTAGTGCTTCAGCGCCTGTGCCGCAGCACGGCCGTACGGTGCGGTTTCCGGGTTGGCGACGGCGATCCGTTCGACGGCCGGATCGCGAACCAGTTTTTCCCACTGCTTGAGGTCGAGGTCCTTCAGCGTCCACAGCACCAGCGTGCCGTGCGCGTAGACCTTGCTCGGTTCGAGCGTCAGCCCTGCGGCGTCGAGCTTCTGCGGGTAGCTGGCGTCGGCGGAGAGGAAGACATGGAACGGTGCGCCGTTGCCGATCTGCGCAAAGAACTTGCCCGATGCGCCGTAGCTCGGGTTCACGTCGAGCCCGGTCTCGGCCTTGTACGCCTTGGCGAGGTCGTCGAAGGTGTACTGCAGGTTGGCGGCCACCGCGACATTGATCGGGGCGGCCCAGGCTTGGGCGGTCGCGGCGAAGGCTAGAGCTGCGACGAGAAGGCGAAGCGTGCGCATGGATTCCTTTCCTCTGTATGACGTCGGCTTCAGTATATCGGCGCCGCCGGCGCGCCAGCGATAGGTCGAACGGCGTATCAGGCCGACCGGTGCTCAAGCGTGAAGCCGGCGCCCTTGTCGAGCGCCAGCGCATCGGCCAGCAGCGGCATCACCGCCTTGAGCGTTGCGGCCAGCGTGTACGGCGGGTTGACGACGAACATGCCGCTGCCGTGCATGCCGAAGCCGTCGGCGGAGGGTGATTGCACCTGCAGCCGTACGTCGAGCCAGCCCTTGGCCGGCAGTTTTTTCAGCGCTTCGGGCAGCTCGCGCGATTCGGCGCGTTGCAAGGTCGGATACCAGATCGCGAAAGTGCCGGTGGCAAAGCGGCGCAGGCCTTCTTCCATCGCCTTGACCACGGTCCGGTAGTCGCCCTTGTCCTCGTACGGCGGGTCGATCAGCGTCAGCCCGCGGCGCGGCGGCGGCGGCAGCACGGCTTTCAGGCCGGCAAAGCCGTCGCCGACGTTGACCTGCGCCTGCCGGCCCAGCATCTCGCAATTGGCTTCGAGCAGCTTGCTGTCGCTCGGGTGCAGCTCGAACAGCCGCAGCTTGTCATCGCGGCGCATCACCGCCTGCGCGACCAGGGGCGAGCCCGGGTAGAACGCCAGCCTGCCGTCCGGATTGAAGCGGCGGATCACCTCGACGTAGCGCGCCAGCGCTTCGGGCAGGTCGGTGCGGTTCCACAGCCGGGCAATGCCGCCCTCGAATTCGGCGTTCTTCGCCGCATAGCCCTCGGTCAGCTGGTACAGCCCGGCGCCGGCGTGGGTATCGATATACCAGTAGGCCTTGTCCTTCTGGTTCAGGTAGCCCAGCAGCTCGACGAGGAGAAAGTGCTTGAGCACGTCGGCGTGGTTGCCGGCGTGGAAGGCGTGACGGTAGCTGAGCATGGGTAAGGCCGGATGGGTGGATGCAAGGGCGCGATTTTCCGCGTTTGCGGCCGGCTTGCCTAGCGCTGGCCTGGCCGGGCCGGATGCGTCCGGCCCCGTGCTCAGTGCCCCGCGTAGACCGACGCCGCGCGCAGCCGCCGCGAGATGCCCGCGGCGATCACGCAGGCCGGCAGCAGTGCCAGCAGGAGCTGCACCTGGCCGGTCATCTCCAGCACCATCAGCGCCGACATCACCGGTGCGTGCGTCGTCGCGGCGAGGAAGACGCCCATGCCCGAGATCGTGAACAGCTGGCCGGCGCCGGGAGCGAGCGGGGCGGTGACGATGGCGAGCAACTGCCCGAACGCCGCGCCGACGAGCAAGGTCGGCGTGAACACGCCGCCGGGCGCACCGGAGCCGATGCTGCCGGCGACGGCGATCAGCTTGCACAGCAGGATCAGCATGACGACCTGCCATGTCGCCGGTGCCAGCAGCATCGCCTGCACCGCGCTGTAGCCGTTGCCCCAGGCTTCGGGCCGCAGCACCGACACCAGCCCGACGACGAGTCCGCCGGCAGCCAGCGTCAGCGGCAAGGGCCAGTTCAGCCGGGCGAAGACCGCCTTGCTGCGGTCGAGCCAGAGCAGGAACAGCGGCCCGAGCACACCGGCGACGACGCCGGCCAGCGCCACCAGCGCCAGCCCGGTCGCATCGAGCGGGGTGCTGGCGGCAACCTGATACAGCGTCGCGTCGCCGGCGAGCGCGTGCGTGACCAGCGCCGACGTCACCGCGGCGAGGATCACCGGGCCGATCGCCGCCAGCGCGAGCGAGCCGAGCAACACCTCGGCGATGAACAGCGAGCTCGCCAGCGGTGCGTGGTAGGCGGCGGC
This window of the Jeongeupia sp. USM3 genome carries:
- the modB gene encoding molybdate ABC transporter permease subunit, producing MIALQAADIQPFWLTLKLATITTLVLIALAIPLARWLAFGRSPLRPVVETLCNLPLVLPPTVLGFYLLVSFSPVSFTGRWLQDVLGLKLVFTFSGLVIGSVIFSLPFMLQPLVAAFRQLPSNLIDAARTLGKSESTILTRVILPNARAGLLSGTVLAFAHTVGEFGVVLMLGGGVSGDTQVASIALYRKVEALDYAGAHSYALVLVSFAFVVLLLLRLIQSRGEARPC
- a CDS encoding molybdopterin-binding protein, with amino-acid sequence MNRIPATLTRVEHGAGMTLVEARVETASDIATLVATIVGEVALTVGAPVVLACKETEVALAKNLSGEISLRNRHAARVVGIDAGAVLTRVVLDWHGQRIASVITSGSASRLDIRIGDSVEWLVKANEMAVDTP
- the modA gene encoding molybdate ABC transporter substrate-binding protein, which translates into the protein MRTLRLLVAALAFAATAQAWAAPINVAVAANLQYTFDDLAKAYKAETGLDVNPSYGASGKFFAQIGNGAPFHVFLSADASYPQKLDAAGLTLEPSKVYAHGTLVLWTLKDLDLKQWEKLVRDPAVERIAVANPETAPYGRAAAQALKHYKLSEAAHSKLVFGESIGQTNQFIATRAADLGFTAKAIVISAEMQGKGRWLEIPSAAYEPIAQRAALLKYAGDNDTADAKRFYQFLFSPKAQAIFKQAGYKLP
- a CDS encoding 23S rRNA (adenine(2030)-N(6))-methyltransferase RlmJ, with the protein product MLSYRHAFHAGNHADVLKHFLLVELLGYLNQKDKAYWYIDTHAGAGLYQLTEGYAAKNAEFEGGIARLWNRTDLPEALARYVEVIRRFNPDGRLAFYPGSPLVAQAVMRRDDKLRLFELHPSDSKLLEANCEMLGRQAQVNVGDGFAGLKAVLPPPPRRGLTLIDPPYEDKGDYRTVVKAMEEGLRRFATGTFAIWYPTLQRAESRELPEALKKLPAKGWLDVRLQVQSPSADGFGMHGSGMFVVNPPYTLAATLKAVMPLLADALALDKGAGFTLEHRSA
- the clcB gene encoding voltage-gated ClC-type chloride channel ClcB encodes the protein MPASARLARLRPGLAGRLDPQLLRVLAAIAAGVIGALAVWVFHQALEQAEQWLYGHTDGLVAAARGLPAWQRVVTPMLGGLAAGVLLWLWNRSRATPARHAGDYIEAVTVGDGRLDLRGGLGKALACFLVVIAGGAVGREGAMVLLAALACSFIGARVRHLIDLRLTVACGVAAGFAAAYHAPLASSLFIAEVLLGSLALAAIGPVILAAVTSALVTHALAGDATLYQVAASTPLDATGLALVALAGVVAGVLGPLFLLWLDRSKAVFARLNWPLPLTLAAGGLVVGLVSVLRPEAWGNGYSAVQAMLLAPATWQVVMLILLCKLIAVAGSIGSGAPGGVFTPTLLVGAAFGQLLAIVTAPLAPGAGQLFTISGMGVFLAATTHAPVMSALMVLEMTGQVQLLLALLPACVIAAGISRRLRAASVYAGH